A single window of Bombus affinis isolate iyBomAffi1 chromosome 15, iyBomAffi1.2, whole genome shotgun sequence DNA harbors:
- the LOC126924876 gene encoding equilibrative nucleoside transporter 1 isoform X1, with protein sequence MAGSYTKKEFGVGPEEQTLLKDSNGTRIVPTKGYIKSSYNTFKDRVPAGTEPVRLSPGWEGTGRPDDELNFRGVTMDQADLELNPPKDRLNIVFYIMVLHGIGILMPWNMFITAKNYFVNYKLSEEYTGIQSNYATNFLAYLGFAAQIPNLLFNWLNVFMQFGGNLTTRIVWGIFIQVLIFVCTVILAMTDSSGWPGVFFWITMISVIILNTANGIYQNSVFGMVAKLPTKYTGAVILGSNISGTFTALINFLAQYMAPNPRTAAIYYFITALFILLACFDTYFALPINRFYRYRELLHQKGINKRQLENNARDKHNTPPYWKIFKQCFPQCFNTFFIFFVTLSLFPSVQSDIVRSDPNFIVSSNYYSTVMCFLTFNVTALIGSSIASLVQWPSKKYLIIPVLLRILYIPLFLFCNYKPSGVSRILPVYISNDWIYFLIAVTMGISSGYFSSLSMMYCPRMVDSEYMATAGMFGAASLITGLFTGILFSMVMPILVANISFELS encoded by the exons ATGGCGGGTAGTTACACGAAGAAGGAATTTGGTGTGGGCCCCGAGGAACAAACTTTGTTAAAAGATTCGAATGGGACACGCATTGTGCCCACGAAAG GTTACATTAAATCttcttataacacttttaaagATCGTGTACCAGCTG GCACTGAGCCTGTTCGTCTTTCTCCTGGTTGGGAAGGCACAGGCAGACCTGatgatgaattaaattttagagGAGTTACAATGGATCAAGCAGACCTTGAATTAAATCCTCCTAAAGATag atTAAACATAGTATTCTACATAATGGTACTACATGGAATTGGTATCTTAATGCCATGGAATATGTTCATAACAGCAAAAAAT TATTttgttaattataaattatctgAAGAGTATACAGGAATTCAATCAAACTATGCCACAAATTTTCTTGCATACTTAGGATTTGCAGCACAAATACCAAATCTACTGTTTAATTGGTTAAATGTATTTATGCAATTTGG tGGCAATTTGACAACACGTATAGTATGGGGCATCTTCATACAAGTTTTAATATTTGTATGTACCGTTATTTTGGCAATGACTGATAGCTCTGGTTGGCCAGGTGTCTTTTTCTGGATTACCATGATTTCTGTTATTATATTAAACA CTGCTAATGGAATTTACCAAAACTCTGTGTTTGGTATGGTGGCAAAGTTACCCACAAAGTACACAGGAGCTGTTATCTTAGGCTCG AATATAAGTGGAACATTTACAGCGTTGATTAACTTTCTTGCTCAGTATATGGCACCAAATCCTCGGACTGCGGCaatatattactttataactgcTCTGTTCATTCTTCTTGCATGCTTTGATACTTATTTTGCACTTCCCATAAAT AGATTTTACCGATATCGTGAATTATTACATCAGAAAGGAATAAATAAAAGGCAATTAGAAAATAATGCAAGAGACAAACATAACACACCGCCATActggaaaatatttaaacaatgtTTTCCTCAGTGCTTCAAcacatttttcatatttttcgtaACTCTTTCTCTATTTCCATCTGTTCAATCTGACATAGTCCGTTCGGATCCCAATTTTATAGTTTCATCAAATTATTACAGTACTGTTATGTGTTTTCTCACGTTCAACGTCACTGCTCTCATTGGTAGTTCAATCGCATCGTTGGTTCAGTGG CCTAGTAAAAAGTACTTAATAATACCAGTTCTTTTACGTATTTTGTATATACCATTGTTTTTATTCTGTAATTACAAACCAAGTGGTGTTTCAAGAATATTACCAGTGTACATTAGTAATGACTGGATTTATTTTCTAATTGCTGTTACAATGGGAATAAGTAGTGGCTATTTTTCCTCTTTATCCATGATGTATTGTCCGAG aatGGTAGATTCTGAATATATGGCAACAGCTGGTATGTTTGGGGCAGCATCATTAATCACAGGGCTCTTTACTggaatattattttctatggTTATGCCCATCTTGGTAGCAAATATATCATTTGAATTATCTTAA
- the LOC126924876 gene encoding equilibrative nucleoside transporter 1 isoform X2 yields MAGSYTKKEFGVGPEEQTLLKDSNGTRIVPTKGTEPVRLSPGWEGTGRPDDELNFRGVTMDQADLELNPPKDRLNIVFYIMVLHGIGILMPWNMFITAKNYFVNYKLSEEYTGIQSNYATNFLAYLGFAAQIPNLLFNWLNVFMQFGGNLTTRIVWGIFIQVLIFVCTVILAMTDSSGWPGVFFWITMISVIILNTANGIYQNSVFGMVAKLPTKYTGAVILGSNISGTFTALINFLAQYMAPNPRTAAIYYFITALFILLACFDTYFALPINRFYRYRELLHQKGINKRQLENNARDKHNTPPYWKIFKQCFPQCFNTFFIFFVTLSLFPSVQSDIVRSDPNFIVSSNYYSTVMCFLTFNVTALIGSSIASLVQWPSKKYLIIPVLLRILYIPLFLFCNYKPSGVSRILPVYISNDWIYFLIAVTMGISSGYFSSLSMMYCPRMVDSEYMATAGMFGAASLITGLFTGILFSMVMPILVANISFELS; encoded by the exons ATGGCGGGTAGTTACACGAAGAAGGAATTTGGTGTGGGCCCCGAGGAACAAACTTTGTTAAAAGATTCGAATGGGACACGCATTGTGCCCACGAAAG GCACTGAGCCTGTTCGTCTTTCTCCTGGTTGGGAAGGCACAGGCAGACCTGatgatgaattaaattttagagGAGTTACAATGGATCAAGCAGACCTTGAATTAAATCCTCCTAAAGATag atTAAACATAGTATTCTACATAATGGTACTACATGGAATTGGTATCTTAATGCCATGGAATATGTTCATAACAGCAAAAAAT TATTttgttaattataaattatctgAAGAGTATACAGGAATTCAATCAAACTATGCCACAAATTTTCTTGCATACTTAGGATTTGCAGCACAAATACCAAATCTACTGTTTAATTGGTTAAATGTATTTATGCAATTTGG tGGCAATTTGACAACACGTATAGTATGGGGCATCTTCATACAAGTTTTAATATTTGTATGTACCGTTATTTTGGCAATGACTGATAGCTCTGGTTGGCCAGGTGTCTTTTTCTGGATTACCATGATTTCTGTTATTATATTAAACA CTGCTAATGGAATTTACCAAAACTCTGTGTTTGGTATGGTGGCAAAGTTACCCACAAAGTACACAGGAGCTGTTATCTTAGGCTCG AATATAAGTGGAACATTTACAGCGTTGATTAACTTTCTTGCTCAGTATATGGCACCAAATCCTCGGACTGCGGCaatatattactttataactgcTCTGTTCATTCTTCTTGCATGCTTTGATACTTATTTTGCACTTCCCATAAAT AGATTTTACCGATATCGTGAATTATTACATCAGAAAGGAATAAATAAAAGGCAATTAGAAAATAATGCAAGAGACAAACATAACACACCGCCATActggaaaatatttaaacaatgtTTTCCTCAGTGCTTCAAcacatttttcatatttttcgtaACTCTTTCTCTATTTCCATCTGTTCAATCTGACATAGTCCGTTCGGATCCCAATTTTATAGTTTCATCAAATTATTACAGTACTGTTATGTGTTTTCTCACGTTCAACGTCACTGCTCTCATTGGTAGTTCAATCGCATCGTTGGTTCAGTGG CCTAGTAAAAAGTACTTAATAATACCAGTTCTTTTACGTATTTTGTATATACCATTGTTTTTATTCTGTAATTACAAACCAAGTGGTGTTTCAAGAATATTACCAGTGTACATTAGTAATGACTGGATTTATTTTCTAATTGCTGTTACAATGGGAATAAGTAGTGGCTATTTTTCCTCTTTATCCATGATGTATTGTCCGAG aatGGTAGATTCTGAATATATGGCAACAGCTGGTATGTTTGGGGCAGCATCATTAATCACAGGGCTCTTTACTggaatattattttctatggTTATGCCCATCTTGGTAGCAAATATATCATTTGAATTATCTTAA
- the LOC126924876 gene encoding equilibrative nucleoside transporter 1 isoform X3: MWNTSKINFISMFPGYIKSSYNTFKDRVPAGTEPVRLSPGWEGTGRPDDELNFRGVTMDQADLELNPPKDRLNIVFYIMVLHGIGILMPWNMFITAKNYFVNYKLSEEYTGIQSNYATNFLAYLGFAAQIPNLLFNWLNVFMQFGGNLTTRIVWGIFIQVLIFVCTVILAMTDSSGWPGVFFWITMISVIILNTANGIYQNSVFGMVAKLPTKYTGAVILGSNISGTFTALINFLAQYMAPNPRTAAIYYFITALFILLACFDTYFALPINRFYRYRELLHQKGINKRQLENNARDKHNTPPYWKIFKQCFPQCFNTFFIFFVTLSLFPSVQSDIVRSDPNFIVSSNYYSTVMCFLTFNVTALIGSSIASLVQWPSKKYLIIPVLLRILYIPLFLFCNYKPSGVSRILPVYISNDWIYFLIAVTMGISSGYFSSLSMMYCPRMVDSEYMATAGMFGAASLITGLFTGILFSMVMPILVANISFELS, encoded by the exons ATGTGGAATACAAGTAAAATAAACTTTATATCAATGTTCCCAGGTTACATTAAATCttcttataacacttttaaagATCGTGTACCAGCTG GCACTGAGCCTGTTCGTCTTTCTCCTGGTTGGGAAGGCACAGGCAGACCTGatgatgaattaaattttagagGAGTTACAATGGATCAAGCAGACCTTGAATTAAATCCTCCTAAAGATag atTAAACATAGTATTCTACATAATGGTACTACATGGAATTGGTATCTTAATGCCATGGAATATGTTCATAACAGCAAAAAAT TATTttgttaattataaattatctgAAGAGTATACAGGAATTCAATCAAACTATGCCACAAATTTTCTTGCATACTTAGGATTTGCAGCACAAATACCAAATCTACTGTTTAATTGGTTAAATGTATTTATGCAATTTGG tGGCAATTTGACAACACGTATAGTATGGGGCATCTTCATACAAGTTTTAATATTTGTATGTACCGTTATTTTGGCAATGACTGATAGCTCTGGTTGGCCAGGTGTCTTTTTCTGGATTACCATGATTTCTGTTATTATATTAAACA CTGCTAATGGAATTTACCAAAACTCTGTGTTTGGTATGGTGGCAAAGTTACCCACAAAGTACACAGGAGCTGTTATCTTAGGCTCG AATATAAGTGGAACATTTACAGCGTTGATTAACTTTCTTGCTCAGTATATGGCACCAAATCCTCGGACTGCGGCaatatattactttataactgcTCTGTTCATTCTTCTTGCATGCTTTGATACTTATTTTGCACTTCCCATAAAT AGATTTTACCGATATCGTGAATTATTACATCAGAAAGGAATAAATAAAAGGCAATTAGAAAATAATGCAAGAGACAAACATAACACACCGCCATActggaaaatatttaaacaatgtTTTCCTCAGTGCTTCAAcacatttttcatatttttcgtaACTCTTTCTCTATTTCCATCTGTTCAATCTGACATAGTCCGTTCGGATCCCAATTTTATAGTTTCATCAAATTATTACAGTACTGTTATGTGTTTTCTCACGTTCAACGTCACTGCTCTCATTGGTAGTTCAATCGCATCGTTGGTTCAGTGG CCTAGTAAAAAGTACTTAATAATACCAGTTCTTTTACGTATTTTGTATATACCATTGTTTTTATTCTGTAATTACAAACCAAGTGGTGTTTCAAGAATATTACCAGTGTACATTAGTAATGACTGGATTTATTTTCTAATTGCTGTTACAATGGGAATAAGTAGTGGCTATTTTTCCTCTTTATCCATGATGTATTGTCCGAG aatGGTAGATTCTGAATATATGGCAACAGCTGGTATGTTTGGGGCAGCATCATTAATCACAGGGCTCTTTACTggaatattattttctatggTTATGCCCATCTTGGTAGCAAATATATCATTTGAATTATCTTAA